The following are encoded in a window of Pedobacter cryoconitis genomic DNA:
- a CDS encoding ComEA family DNA-binding protein: MQKWLRSYFSFSKREYNGLLAMVVLIVLIRAVPFVYVSFFPEQTDPETERLAINKLMWMKQEKEGAVRQQKMAAAPSLKSTLFNFDPNLINADDWQRLGLSVKQAAVMSRYKEKGGRYFKKEDLQKMYVISPEMYERLIPYISIGLAGEQKHQQLNPEYPAKRYPAQQKAVLIPLNTADTLQLMEIRGVGPAFARRIFNYRQRLGGFYKKEQLLEVYGLDSLKYDEIKDQLSLDEQALTRINLNTALFDDLKNHPYLKYKQVNAIIQFRKQHGNYGNIADLRKVAILSAETIERLAPYISF, translated from the coding sequence ATGCAAAAATGGTTACGTTCTTATTTTAGTTTCTCCAAACGGGAGTATAATGGCTTACTGGCTATGGTTGTGCTGATCGTATTGATCAGAGCAGTTCCCTTTGTTTATGTGTCCTTTTTTCCTGAACAAACGGATCCGGAAACAGAAAGGTTGGCTATCAATAAATTAATGTGGATGAAACAGGAGAAGGAGGGAGCAGTCAGACAGCAGAAGATGGCAGCAGCTCCGTCACTGAAATCAACGTTGTTTAATTTTGATCCCAATCTGATAAACGCGGATGACTGGCAGCGATTAGGTTTGTCAGTAAAACAGGCTGCTGTAATGTCCAGGTATAAAGAGAAAGGAGGCCGGTATTTTAAGAAAGAAGACTTGCAGAAAATGTATGTCATCAGTCCGGAAATGTATGAAAGACTGATACCTTATATAAGTATTGGTTTGGCAGGGGAACAGAAACACCAGCAACTGAATCCTGAATACCCTGCAAAACGTTATCCTGCGCAGCAGAAAGCCGTATTAATACCACTCAATACTGCCGATACTTTACAATTGATGGAGATCAGAGGGGTAGGCCCGGCTTTTGCCAGAAGGATTTTCAATTACCGGCAGCGTCTTGGCGGATTTTATAAGAAAGAGCAGCTGCTGGAAGTATATGGGCTGGATAGTTTAAAGTATGATGAAATTAAAGATCAGCTCAGTTTGGACGAGCAGGCGCTGACCAGAATTAACCTTAATACAGCATTGTTTGATGATTTAAAAAATCACCCCTATTTAAAGTATAAACAGGTCAATGCAATCATTCAGTTTCGAAAACAACACGGAAATTATGGTAATATTGCAGACTTAAGAAAGGTGGCTATTTTATCTGCTGAAACTATAGAGAGGTTAGCGCCTTATATTTCTTTTTAA
- a CDS encoding lysophospholipid acyltransferase family protein yields the protein MKIITTKEFAKATKIDKLGVPGLADLLMEVMKLNDINKVFSQNQHFNGLEFVDKILETIGVSIDFDEDDLRNIPKTGGFIAIANHPYGGIEGLALVKLLCTVRPEAKVMVNFILQKIPNLNEFFVAVNPFENVQHSSSISGLKATFDLLQNGVPIGIFPAGEVSTFSLDKQEITDRLWHPVVGKLIARAKVPVVPIYFHGNNGVLFNILSFIHPTLRTAKLPSEFLNKQGLKIKVRIGKPIHIEDISYRNNTNKLLDFLRARTYALGTSIEQEKKLFNPINLFKIKKTPEPIIEETPGASIVEEIEQLEAYRVWTEKNYEVYITPSANIPNVLREIGRLREITFREVGEGSNKKIDLDNYDIYYHHLFIWDVEQKNIVGAYRIGKGDEILNTLGKRGFYLSELFKIKEPFYPVLRQGIELGRSWIRKEYQQKALPLFLLWKGILKYLLDNPQYRYMFGPVSISNNFSKFSKSLIVDFITKNHFDYELGQYVRPRNKFKADLSAIDKDLLIESSDSLKDLDVLISDIENTHIKIPVLLRQYLNLNAKIICFNIDPKFSDCLDGFLVVDMQSIPPEMLEKIGKNF from the coding sequence ATGAAGATCATAACAACCAAAGAATTTGCAAAGGCTACTAAAATTGATAAACTCGGTGTTCCGGGACTTGCAGATTTACTGATGGAAGTCATGAAATTGAACGATATTAATAAAGTTTTCTCTCAGAATCAGCATTTCAATGGTTTAGAGTTTGTAGATAAAATACTGGAAACTATAGGGGTGTCAATTGATTTCGATGAAGATGACCTGAGAAATATTCCCAAAACAGGTGGTTTTATTGCGATTGCAAACCATCCTTATGGAGGGATAGAAGGACTTGCATTGGTAAAACTATTATGTACCGTGCGTCCGGAAGCCAAAGTAATGGTGAATTTCATCCTTCAGAAGATCCCTAATTTAAATGAGTTTTTTGTTGCCGTTAACCCTTTTGAAAATGTACAGCATTCTTCAAGTATCAGCGGGTTAAAAGCAACATTTGATCTTTTGCAGAACGGGGTTCCTATTGGGATCTTTCCAGCAGGTGAGGTATCTACCTTTAGCCTGGACAAACAGGAAATTACAGACCGCTTATGGCATCCTGTAGTTGGAAAGCTGATCGCCCGTGCAAAAGTACCGGTAGTCCCGATTTACTTCCACGGTAATAATGGTGTATTATTCAATATTCTGAGTTTCATTCACCCAACTTTGCGTACAGCAAAACTACCTTCAGAATTCCTCAATAAACAAGGGCTGAAAATAAAAGTCAGGATAGGGAAGCCGATTCATATCGAAGATATTTCTTACCGCAACAACACCAATAAACTACTTGATTTTCTTCGTGCACGTACTTATGCTCTGGGCACAAGTATCGAACAGGAAAAGAAATTATTTAATCCCATCAATCTTTTCAAAATCAAGAAGACTCCGGAGCCAATCATTGAGGAAACTCCAGGAGCGAGTATTGTGGAAGAAATTGAACAGCTGGAAGCTTACCGGGTGTGGACGGAGAAAAATTATGAAGTATACATCACCCCTTCAGCTAATATCCCAAATGTATTGAGGGAAATAGGCCGTCTGAGAGAAATAACTTTCAGAGAAGTCGGCGAAGGTTCTAATAAAAAGATAGACCTTGATAACTATGATATTTACTATCATCACTTATTCATCTGGGATGTAGAGCAGAAAAATATTGTCGGTGCTTACCGGATTGGTAAAGGAGATGAGATTTTAAATACTTTAGGCAAAAGAGGATTTTATCTTTCTGAGCTCTTTAAAATAAAAGAACCATTCTATCCTGTATTAAGACAGGGAATTGAATTGGGACGTTCATGGATCCGTAAAGAATATCAGCAAAAAGCATTACCGTTATTCTTGTTATGGAAAGGTATCTTAAAGTATCTTTTAGATAATCCACAGTACCGCTACATGTTTGGCCCGGTTAGTATCAGTAATAACTTTTCCAAATTCTCTAAATCACTGATTGTTGATTTCATTACCAAGAATCACTTCGATTATGAGTTGGGACAATATGTAAGACCAAGAAATAAATTCAAAGCAGATTTATCAGCGATTGATAAAGACCTGCTGATTGAAAGCAGTGATTCACTAAAAGATCTTGATGTATTGATATCTGATATTGAAAATACACATATTAAAATTCCTGTGTTGTTAAGACAATACCTTAACCTCAATGCGAAGATTATCTGCTTTAATATAGATCCGAAATTTTCAGATTGTCTGGATGGATTCCTCGTGGTGGATATGCAAAGTATCCCACCAGAAATGCTGGAGAAAATTGGTAAGAACTTCTAA
- a CDS encoding redoxin domain-containing protein has product MMIYSFHLSIVTHFMKRVVLSLLVFSIGIGGAAAQQKGFIIKGEIRGLRGPAKVYLDSYGAKILDSAVVNNGIFQFKGIAKKPVLAYLSLDRYGVGKDSIDLENNTDELGLFLDNSEITVTAQDSLIRGQVTGSKINDAYMAYNKFIGGTVSAAYKNYRNRISPYLWNSYPFFKEFDEYMHKFKAERFEKQLQFIHENPQSYFSLYALTDIINMGYGKDMNKTGTAYRSIDAKFRNTQEGQRIGKLIQSMSQGAVGTPAPDFTLYDVNGKAVKLSAYRGNYVVLYFWVTGNDLIKAENYKMIKSAELYKQKKFKIISISLDPEKRKQVWVKEVKANKLPWVQVWGLKSGPLATAKLYGTQGTPASIVIGPEGKIVTRDLNGVELQYQLAEYMK; this is encoded by the coding sequence ATGATGATTTATTCATTTCATCTTAGTATAGTTACCCATTTTATGAAGCGTGTAGTTTTAAGTTTATTAGTTTTTAGTATTGGAATAGGTGGAGCTGCTGCTCAGCAGAAAGGTTTTATAATCAAGGGGGAAATCAGAGGCCTTCGCGGCCCTGCAAAAGTTTATTTAGATTCTTATGGAGCCAAAATACTGGATTCGGCAGTTGTAAATAATGGCATCTTTCAATTTAAAGGTATTGCGAAAAAGCCAGTACTCGCTTACTTAAGTTTAGATAGATACGGGGTCGGAAAAGATAGTATTGATCTGGAAAATAATACAGATGAACTTGGGCTGTTTTTGGATAATTCTGAAATTACTGTCACTGCTCAAGATTCTTTGATACGTGGTCAGGTTACCGGTTCAAAGATCAATGACGCGTACATGGCTTATAATAAATTTATAGGCGGTACAGTCTCTGCTGCTTATAAAAATTACCGGAACAGAATTTCTCCTTATTTATGGAACTCCTATCCTTTTTTTAAAGAGTTTGATGAATACATGCATAAATTCAAAGCGGAGCGCTTTGAAAAACAATTACAGTTTATCCATGAAAACCCTCAATCTTACTTCAGTCTGTATGCCCTGACTGATATTATTAATATGGGTTATGGAAAGGATATGAATAAAACGGGTACTGCTTACAGGTCTATTGATGCGAAATTCAGGAATACACAGGAAGGACAACGTATCGGGAAACTTATTCAGTCCATGAGCCAGGGCGCTGTGGGTACGCCCGCACCAGATTTTACTTTATATGATGTGAATGGCAAAGCGGTAAAGTTATCTGCTTATCGTGGCAATTATGTAGTACTGTATTTCTGGGTTACAGGTAACGACCTGATCAAAGCAGAAAACTATAAAATGATTAAATCTGCCGAATTATATAAGCAGAAGAAATTTAAGATTATCAGTATCTCTTTAGACCCCGAAAAAAGAAAACAAGTTTGGGTAAAAGAAGTGAAAGCAAATAAACTTCCATGGGTACAAGTATGGGGATTGAAATCCGGGCCGCTTGCCACTGCAAAGCTTTATGGTACTCAGGGAACTCCGGCGAGTATCGTGATTGGTCCTGAAGGAAAGATAGTTACCAGGGACTTAAATGGTGTCGAATTGCAATATCAGCTGGCAGAATATATGAAGTAA